In the Anoplopoma fimbria isolate UVic2021 breed Golden Eagle Sablefish chromosome 7, Afim_UVic_2022, whole genome shotgun sequence genome, one interval contains:
- the aco1 gene encoding cytoplasmic aconitate hydratase: MSAAVKNPFQHIVEPLDPNDPKQQFFNLSKLGDPRYDRLPFSIRVLLESAVRNCDEFLVKRSDVESILNWKQTQTQTVEVPFRPARVILQDFTGVPAVVDFAAMRDAVMKLGGDPEKINPVCPADLVIDHSIQVDFNRKSDSVHKNQDLEFDRNRERFQFLKWGSKAFRNMRIIPPGSGIVHQVNLEYLARVVFNQDGFFYPDSLVGTDSHTTMIDGLGVLGWGVGGIEAEAVMLGQPISMVLPEVVGYKLSGTPDKFITSTDIVLTVTKHLRQVGVVGKFVEFFGPGVAQLSIADRATIANMCPEYGATAAFFPVDDVSIQYLEQTGRDAEKQAYITKYLKAVAMFRDYNDVSQDPDFTRIVELDLTTVVPCCSGPKRPQDRIAVSDMKTDFEACLAAKQGFKGFQMAPERHSAVVPFQFNGKEYSLSHGSVVIAAITSCTNTSNPSVMLGAGLLAKKAIECGLSVKPYIKTSLSPGSGVVTYYLKESGVMDYLSQLGFEVVGYGCMTCIGNSGPLPEPVVEAITQGDLVAAGILSGNRNFEGRVHPNTRANYLASPPLVIAYAIAGTVRIDFDSEPIAINSEGKEIFLRDIWPTREEIQAVEKTFVIPSMFKEVYQKIEKVNERWNALVAPSDKLYTWDPKSTYIKSPPFFDGLTMKLQPPKSIHDAYVLLNLGDSVTTDHISPAGNIARNSSAARYLTNRGLSPRDYNSYGSRRGNDAVMARGTFANIRLFNKFINKQAPQTIHLPTGETLDVFDAAERYQQSGVPLLVLAGKEYGSGSSRDWAAKGPFLLGIKAVVAESYERIHRSNLVGMGVVPLEYLAGDTADSLGLTGRERYTIIMPEQLTPRMIVDVKLDTGKTFQVRMRFDTDVELTYFHNGGILNYMIRKMSEN, encoded by the exons ATGTCTGCGGCTGTGAAAAATCCTTTTCAACATATAGTTGAGCCTCTGGACCCCAACGACCCAAAGCAGCAATTTTTCAACCTTTCCAAACTTGGAGATCCCAGATATG ACCGCCTGCCGTTCTCCATCCGGGTCCTCCTTGAGTCCGCAGTCAGGAACTGTGATGAGTTTCTGGTGAAGCGCTCGGACGTGGAAAGCATCCTCAACTGGAAGCAGACCCAGACTCAAACTGTGGAGGTTCCATTCAGACCGGCTCGCGTCATCCTCCAGGACTTCAC TGGTGTCCCTGCTGTGGTGGACTTTGCTGCCATGCGTGATGCGGTGATGAAACTTGGTGGAGACCCAGAGAAGATTAATCCTGTTTGCCCCGCCGACCTCGTCATCGATCATTCCATCCAGGTGGACTTTAACAGGAA GTCTGATAGCGTTCACAAAAACCAGGACTTGGAGTTTGACCGCAACAGAGAGAGATTTCAGTTCTTAAAG TGGGGCTCAAAAGCCTTCAGGAACATGCGCATCATCCCTCCTGGTTCAGGGATCGTTCACCAGGTCAACCTGGAGTACCTGGCCAGAGTGGTGTTCAACCAGGATGGGTTCTTCTACCCAGATAGCCTGGTGGGCACCGACTCCCACACCACCATGATCGATGGACTGGGAGTGCTGGGCTGGG GTGTGGGTGGGATTGAGGCAGAGGCCGTCATGCTGGGTCAGCCAATAAGCATGGTGCTGCCTGAGGTGGTGGGATACAAGCTGTCCGGAACCCCAGACAAGTTCATCACCTCCACAGACATTGTCCTCACAGTTACTAAG CACCTCCGTCAGGTGGGTGTCGTGGGGAAGTTTGTGGAGTTCTTTGGCCCAGGCGTTGCTCAGCTGTCCATCGCTGACAGAGCCACCATCGCCAACATGTGTCCTGAGTACGGAGCCACGGCAGCCTTCTTCCCTGTGGACGACGTCAGCATCCAGTACCTGGAGCAGACCG GGCGGGATGCAGAAAAGCAGGCGTACATTACAAAGTACCTAAAGGCAGTGGCCATGTTCAGAGACTACAACGATGTCTCCCAGGATCCAGATTTCACTCGG atTGTGGAGCTGGATCTGACTACAGTGGTCCCGTGCTGCAGCGGCCCCAAAAGACCCCAAGACAGAATCGCTGTGTCCGACATGAAGACAGACTTTGAAGCCTGCCTGGCAGCAAAG CAAGGTTTCAAGGGTTTCCAGATGGCTCCAGAGCGTCACAGCGCTGTGGTCCCCTTCCAGTTCAACGGAAAAGAGTATTCATTAAGCCACGGCTCCGTGGTCATCGCTGCCATCACCAGCTGCACCAACACAAGCAACCCATCTGTCATGCTTGGAGCAG GGCTCCTCGCAAAGAAAGCCATAGAGTGTGGCCTGAGCGTGAAGCCGTACATAAAGACCAGCCTGTCTCCTGGCAGTGGAGTAGTCACTTACTACCTAAAGGAGAGCGGGGTCATGGACTACCTCTCTCAGCTCGG CTTTGAGGTCGTTGGGTACGGCTGCATGACCTGCATAGGAAACAGTGGGCCGCTCCCGGAGCCGGTGGTGGAGGCCATAACACAG gGAGATCTGGTTGCTGCAGGAATCCTTTCCGGAAACAGAAACTTTGAAGGGAGAGTCCACCCCAACACCAGAGCTAACTACCTGGCTTCCCCACCGCTCGTCATCGCCTACGCAATCGCCGGCACCGTGAGGATCGACTTTGACAGCGAACCCATTG CCATTAACTCTGAAGGCAAAGAGATTTTCCTGAGAGACATCTGGCCCACACGGGAGGAGATCCAGGCTGTGGAGAAGACATTCGTCATCCCATCAATGTTCAAAGAAGTCTATCAGAAGATTGAG aAAGTGAATGAACGCTGGAACGCTCTGGTTGCTCCCTCTGACAAGCTCTATACCTGGGACCCCAAATCAACCTACATCAAGTCCCCACCGTTCTTCGATGGTTTg ACCATGAAGCTGCAGCCACCAAAGTCCATCCATGATGCCTACGTGCTGCTGAACCTGGGAGACTCGGTCACCACCGACCACATTTCTCCTGCAGGGAACATCGCCAGGAACAGTTCTGCAGCACGCTACCTCACCAACAGAGG TTTGAGCCCTCGGGACTACAACTCCTACGGCTCCCGTCGAGGTAACGACGCCGTCATGGCCAGAGGGACGTTTGCTAACATCCGCCTCTTCAACAAGTTCATCAACAAGCAGGCTCCTCAAACCATTCACCTGCCAACCGGAGAAACG CTGGATGTGTTTGATGCTGCAGAGAGATACCAGCAGTCCGGCGTCCCTCTGCTGGTTCTAGCAGGGAAGGAGTACGGCTCGGGCAGCTCCAGAGACTGGGCAGCAAAGGGCCCCTTTCTACTG GGTATTAAAGCGGTGGTGGCAGAGAGCTACGAGCGGATCCACCGCAGTAACCTGGTGGGGATGGGAGTGGTTCCTCTGGAGTATCTAGCAGGAGACACTGCAGACAGCCTGGGACTGACCGGCCGAGAGCGCTACACCATCATCATGCCCGAGCAGCTAACACCCAGGATGATAGTGGATGTGAAG CTGGACACGGGGAAAACATTCCAGGTGAGGATGAGATTCGACACTGACGTGGAGCTGACGTATTTCCACAACGGAGGCATCCTGAACTACATGATCCGCAAGATGTCTGAAAACTAA
- the paqr9 gene encoding membrane progestin receptor epsilon: MLLNCGQPLPLLRHTDVPPRVIENFILTGYRFPNYSLRDCLLSAFRPTNETGNFWTHFLPVFIFAYYFVEVFGWEGAPHGDAPFFYPLWNYFIGVFCLLMASSMAHLLNSMSLVVREVCFFVDYGTISSYTVGSSLAYYYYIHPRAGIVEKGGHNGSHIDLKLEPAGSLTSSYAIPDFCVFFDTLYIPTACVVAIICVLSCCNTRQRWRRHRYIIRTFVFLLPFLISSTPVFYRLLTRSPYSTTSSSFAASASTASFFYRHCIWLLVSAVFNISKFPERLAPGRFDIWGHSHQWFHCCTFLSILDELHMIKTEVRAILLSPTLLLPPAILSRLPGPTMASTYGVMLLLQTTIVSIIVWFSWHANSIYGPQRDQLDKEHPKKPLKCN; encoded by the coding sequence ATGCTTCTGAACTGTGGCCAGCCGTTACCTCTCCTGAGGCATACGGATGTGCCGCCTCGGGTCATAGAAAACTTCATCCTGACTGGCTACCGCTTCCCAAACTACAGCCTGAGGGATTGCTTGCTATCAGCGTTCAGGCCCACCAATGAAACAGGCAACTTCTGGACACACTTCCTcccagtttttatttttgcatactATTTTGTGGAGGTGTTCGGTTGGGAAGGTGCACCGCATGGCGATGCCCCGTTCTTCTATCCGCTGTGGAACTACTTTATCGGGGTGTTCTGTCTGTTAATGGCCAGCAGCATGGCCCATCTGCTCAACTCGATGTCTCTCGTGGTAAGAGAAGTCTGCTTCTTTGTGGATTACGGCACTATCAGTTCCTACACTGTTGGCTCATCATTGGCGTACTACTACTACATCCATCCTCGGGCGGGGATAGTAGAGAAGGGAGGCCACAATGGCTCCCATATTGACTTGAAACTTGAACCTGCAGGATCTCTTACATCTTCCTATGCAATCCCagatttctgtgtgtttttcgaCACCCTCTACATCCCGACCGCATGCGTTGTAGCAATCATTTGCGTCTTATCTTGCTGCAACACTCGCCAGAGATGGAGACGGCATCGGTACATCATCCGAACCTTCGTTTTCCTCCTCCCattcctcatctcctccacgCCAGTCTTCTACCGCCTCCTCACCAGATCGCCTtactccaccacctcctcatcGTTCGCAGCTTCCGCCTCCACTGCCAGCTTTTTCTATCGCCACTGCATCTGGCTGCTGGTGTCGGCTGTCTTCAACATCAGCAAGTTCCCCGAACGGCTAGCACCGGGCCGCTTCGACATCTGGGGGCACAGCCACCAGTGGTTCCACTGTTGCACGTTCTTGTCCATCCTCGACGAACTCCACATGATCAAGACTGAGGTAAGGGCAATCCTGCTCAGCCCGACCCTGCTGCTGCCACCCGCCATCCTCTCCCGCCTACCAGGACCTACCATGGCTTCCACCTACGGGGTGATGCTCCTCCTCCAGACCACCATCGTCTCCATAATCGTGTGGTTCTCCTGGCATGCCAACAGCATCTATGGGCCCCAGAGAGACCAGCTAGATAAGGAGCACCCCAAGAAACCCCTGAAATGCAACTGA